The sequence ACCCGGCTCGGGGTAGTTCGATCCGAGCCAGACAATTCGGACTCGTGGGATGATGGTCGGGTCCTTCTTCAAAGCGAGGGCAATGGTCGTCAATTTCCCAACCGGCAGCAAAACCAGACGTCGATCATCGGTTGCATGCGCGCGTTGGATGATTAAATCAACTGCTTCCTTTCCGTCGTAGGTGGGTTGGTCCGTGTTGTTCTTGATGTCCTCGAACTCTCCATTCGCGCCCGTATAAACTTTGACTTTTGGATGCAGATCACACAGTTTGACAACACGCTCGGCTTCTTCTCGGTGTTTGCTGACATTGCCTCCATTCTTTGTGCGATTGACTGCGATCCCTTCGATTTCGAAGGCGTCTCCATTGAACAACAGGTAGGCGAGTGCATGTTGGTCGTCCAGCTCGTTGTTCGCATCGGAGTCAAATAGCACTCGAGTTTTCTCGGCTTGCAATGTCGCTGAGGAAAAGGCTCCCAGCAGCCCAACAAAAGCCACGGTAAAAAGTAGTCGAATTGGTTTCATAATACTCTTCTTTTGGTTCGTTTTCACCGTTCCGATCGTCATTCGGATCGAGCACGGCGACAGGCAACAGGTAGAGGGTGAGAACAAATGCAGCGTAGATTCGTTGTGCAACTTGTGAAATCGGGAGGGTTCAGTTTTTTGGAGCAACCTTGATCTGACTCATTTCGTCTTCGGTAAACCGACTTCCGCTGGCGGGGCCCGGTTCCCAGCACTGCTCCAAGGCCGTCGGTTTCGGCCGTTTCACTGGAACCACAAAAATCTCGTTGCCAGCTGTGTCCTTTTCAATTCGGCCCCCCTGCTGGACGACTGCCTGGCGTGCCAGCTTTTCGCAGACGTCCAACAATCCATCAAAATCGTACTCCGTATGGCTGAACTTGGGCGTACGATCCAAGGCCGATGTATACTGGCTCGGCAACCGGTCAACGCCGATCATGGTGCACAGTACGCCTGCCGCGCTAGACGGATTGCAATCGGAATCTTGCCCGCAACGCATCGAAATGACGGTTGTTCGTTCGATGTCTCGCTCTCCGAAGAGCAACCCCATCACGATATACGCGGCGTTGATTTTGGCGTCGATGTTGAAATCACTATCGGAGCAAGAGAAACGCCGGTAAGCGGGATTGTCTTGATACTTCGCTTCGATAAGCTTCCATACGGCTTTCCAATTATCGGGATTTTCGCCGTGCCAACGAATCGTATCGCGGATCGCTTCGGCGAACTGGCTGGCGGCGGGAATACAAGCGAGCCCCGCTTCGACCACCTTTTTCGGATCGTCCTCGAAAAACGCCTCGGCATACATCCCGGCCACGAACTGCCCGCCATAGAGCCCGTCACCGTAATTCATCAGACGACCAAATTTCTCGCCAAGCTCGATCCCGACGTTGGGCATGCCCGGTGCGATCAGCCCGGAATAATCTGCCTCGATCTGGTAGTCGATGTCGTCGGCATGCGAGTTGTACTTTGGATGACCCGAGTCGGGTGGCGCGATCCCGGACCGTAGATTCTCACGGCCGAAAACATTCGCGTGCCAAAGTCTGTAGCCACTATTCGCAAAGTCGATGCCGGCTTGGCGGATCGACACGTCAAATCCGTACTGCTCCATCGATCGAAGAAACGTCATCTCGACATAGATATCGTCTTGGTTGTATTGATTGATGCGTTCGGGCGCCCATTTCGGCACATGCTCGTCGGGAATGATCTGTCCTTTGAACTTAAACTCTGTCGGCGCGCCCCAACCGACACCAATCATTTGGCCGAGCCAACCGGCCGCCATCTTGTCTCGATATTCCGACACCGGCAAGCGACGATACATTGCCTCGGTGTCTTCAGCCGATACGAAGCAAGGGCCGATCGTCACGGCAAGTAACATGCAGAAGAGTACGCGAGTCATCAAAATCGTTCCCGTTTGTAAAAGAGTCAAAGGATCGGAGGGCTAACCATTGCCCATGTGTGGTCGACGGAGAGCATCTCGCCGCTCACACCCTTTTTGTCCCGTGCCGCCCTCGTTGGACAAACGCAGGGCAGTTCGTTGGGCCATCATACAACACGGATGTTGATGGAACCACTTCGTGAATACCTTTGGTAGTCATCCGACACGTTTCGATTGTACAAGTCCGTCGGCTCAAGATCCGTCACCCGATGCGATTGCACGCAATTATTTTGCATTTTGCAGTTGGAAAGCCTTGGATCCGATCCTTTTCGCCATCGGGTGGGCTGACGAAAGTGTTTGCACGTCATTCATACGATGGGTTATCTTGGCGTCCTGCTTCGTTGCCAGCTCTCATTTCGTCGTCTCAAATGCATGTTGATGATTGTTGACGACACGAAGTGTTTCTTATGCCTGTCGCAAAATATGTACTTGGAGTTTTCTTGTATGAAGAATTCAGTCTGGTTGATGGTGGGGGCGTTTGCATGTGCCACGCTTGGTCTTACCGATGGTATTGCAGCAGAACGGAAGCCGAACGTCCTGCTACTGATGTCTGACGATTTGAATACGGCTCTGAGCGGGTTCGGGCATCCACAATGCAAGACGCCGATGCTGGATCGGTTGGTGAGTGATGGAGTGCGTTTTGAAAACATGCATTGTCAGTATCCCGTTTGCGGCGCTTCACGTGCTTCGCTGATGACCGGGCTCTATCCCTATACCAACGGCATGCTCGGTAACAGCGGCGACCTGCGAGAAAACATGCCAGACGTCGTTACCTTGTCGCAGCTGTTCCGCCAAAATGGGTACCGCGTTGGACGGGTCAGCAAAATCTATCACATGGGAATTCCACCGGAAATCATTGCTGGAACGGCCGAACACGACGATCCGCAATCCTGGGACGAGGTGGTCAATATCAAGGCACCGGAACATCACGCGATGGGGAAGAAGCATAATTGGTCCCCCAATGAAACAGGTTCACAGTCCTTTACCAGTGTTGAAGCAGTCGGCGGCGATCTGGAGCACGCCGACGGCATGGCAGCGGAGGCGGCGATCGAGTTTTTGAAACGCAATCAGGAAACACCCTTTTTCCTGGCCTGCGGTTTCGTGCGGCCACATGTTCCGTTGGTGGCACCTGCAACGTATTTTGAACGCTACGACCGTGAATCCATGGTTGCGCCCGTTGTGCCGGAGGGCGACCTCGATGATGTCCCGGAGATCATCCGTCACTACAAAAGCAACAACAGCTATGGTATCACGCCAGCTGCGCACAAGGGTTTGCTCGAAGCCTACTATGCCAGCGTTTCCTATATGGATGCGCAGGTCGGACGCGTGCTGGATGCGATCCAAGAACTGGGTTTGAAGGAGAATACCATCGTCGTGTTTACCAGCGATCACGGCTACCTGTTGGGACATCACGACAAATACCAAAAACAGCATCTCTTCGAAGAGGCCACGCGCGTACCCTTTATCTTCAGCGTGCCGTGGATCAAGAACCGACACGGCCAAGCCACACAGCATCTGACAGAACTCGTGGATCTCTATCCCACGGTGGCAGAACTGGCCGGGTTAACACCGCCGGCCGGATTGCAGGGCGAAAGCCTCGTCCCCCTGCTCAGGGACCCCGCTTCCCAAGACTGGGGCAAGGACCTCGCCTTTACGATCAGCCGAAGCGGAGGCGAATCAATCCGCACCCATCAGTGGCGTTACACGCAGTGGGGCTACGGGCAGAGCGGACAGGAACTGTACGACCTGACCAACGACCCAGGCGAATTCAACAATCTGGCAAACAACCCCGACCATGCCGCCCAGTGCGAGCGACTAAAAAAACAGCTCGAAGGCAAACGCCGTGAAGCAGGATACGATCCCAATCGCTACACGCTCAATAAAGGGGACGGGGGTCGTTTTCACAAGTTAGGTCGATAAACCGGTTTTTTATGACAAGGAAAGCCAATGCCAAGACAAAAACGTGCCGATGAGGCGGGTGCGATTTATCATGCTCTGAACCGTGGGAACGCCAGGCAGGAGATCTTTCATAAAGATCAGGACTATGAAGCGTTCGTCCGCGTGCTGCATGAGGGCCTTGAGAAATATGACGTTAACCTGTTCTCATTTACGTTGATGCCAAATCATTGGCACCTATTACTGCGTCCGAATCGTGATGGTCAGATGGGGAAATTACTGCGGTGGGTGACTGCGACTCATACCTTGCGTTACCATGGTCACTACGACACCCGAGGGGAGGGGCATTTATATCAGTCCCGCTTTAAGAGCTTTCCTATCCAGGATGACGCCCACTTCTACGTTGTCTGTCGTTATATCGAACGCAATCCAGTTCGAGCGAAACTCGTCAGTCGATCGCAGTTATGGAAGCATGGCTCGCTATACCGCTGGAACCAACCAAGCGAACCAGTTCCTCGTATATTGTCTCCTTGGCCCATCGCAAGGCTTCCCAATTGGATTGCACGGGTCAATGAAGCTCTTTCTGAGAAAGAACTCAGGGCACTACGAGTTTGCGTCGACCGAGGGCGTCCCTATGGAAGCACCGAATGGATCGAAGAAACGGCGGAGAAGAGTGGGCTTTGGTTTACCCTTCGTCCCTTGGGACGCCCAAGAAAGAAGGTGACCGAATGAAAACAACCCCCGTCCCCTTTTTTCGACTCGCAACTCATTGTGTTCCGGCAGGTACCCCACGGAATCGCGATCCGTCGATTTCGTCTGAAAGAAAAGCATCGAGCCGATGAACGTTCCAATCAAACTGCTTGCCCGTTAGGGTTGCATATCTTAATCGCCATCTTTTTGACTTGAGAAACCGAGAGGGTTAGGATGTGCCAAAAACCACAACGATTGGAAACGAAATTCATGTCTCACCTCAAGTGCATCGTGCTGATCTCGCTGGCCTTCGTGTTCGCAAGCGGTCCCGCGCCGGCATCTGCTGCGGCCCCCCCCAACGTCTTGTTCATCGCTGCCGATGACATGAATTGCGATCTGAGTGCGTTCGGTAATGCCCAAGTCAAGACGCCGAATTTGGAGCGGCTTTCGCAGCGCGGCGTGCGTTTCGACCGGGCATATTGTCAGCAGCCTTTATGTGGTCCGAGTCGAGCGAGCATCATGACCGGATTGCGTCCGGATACTCTCGATATGCACACACTGGCGCACGAACTTCGCGACAAGAATCCCGATGTTGTGACGCTGGGACAGCTGTTTCGAAACAACGGGTATTTTTCGGCGCGGGCGGGTAAGATCTTTCACTATGGGAACCCCAGCCAGATCGGCACCGATGCCAATGATGACCCAGCCAGCTGGGACGAACGCTACAACCCGCGAGGCATCGATAGTTTGCAGGAAGACCAAATCACTCGCTACGGATTTGGCCGGCAAAACGCGGGTCTCGGCATTTCAATGGCGTGGTGGGATCCGGTCAGCCGCGACGAAGAACACACCGATGGGATGGTTGCGTCGAAGATCATCGAGTTGATCCACCAAAAGAAGGATGAGCCGTTCTTCCTGGCTGCGGGATTCTTCAACCCACACTGCCCCTACGTCGCGCCAAAGAAGTATTTTGACCTGTATCCGCTCAACGAGATCGCGATCCCCGATCTCGATGAAGCGAAGAAAGATCTCGCGGACGTGCCACCGATGGCTATTCAGCGAGACGCGAAAAACTGGCCGTACTATTTCAAGGATGTGACTGTCGAGGAAGCCCGCAAGTGCAAGCAAGCCTACTACGCATGCAATTCTTTCGTTGACGCCCAGATTGGGCGACTGCTCGATGCGCTCGAAGAAGACGAGCTAATGGAGAACACCATCATCGTGTTCTGGTCCGACCATGGCTATTTCCTCGGTGAGAAAGGCCTCTGGTTCAAACGAAAGGCGTTTGAGCGATCTGCGAAGATGCCGATGATCATTGCTGCGCCGGGAATGAAGAGGGATGCATCGACAATCAAACCTGTCGAGTTGCTTGACCTTTATCCGACGCTGGCCGACTTGTGTGGCTTGAAATCGCCCGGTCGCTTGGAAGGCGCATCGTTGCGACCACTACTTGAAGATCCAAGTCGAGCCGATTGGACGAAGCCCGCCGTCACTCAAATTTGGCACAACAAGAACGCGTGGGGCTATTCGATACGCACCGAGCGATACCGCTACACCGAATGGCTCGAAGGGAAAGCGGGACGCGAACTGTACGATCACTCGGTCGACCCGGGGGAAGTGATCAACTTGGCCAACGATGACCGAGAAGCGGCGACGGTCGAAGAATTGTCGAAACAGCTTCGCCCGTTTGTCCGCTTGAGCGACGAGAAACGAGCATCCGAATAGGTTCTCGCCTGTCTTGCCGCTGTTCGGCAGCAATCGAAGGGGGCATTTTTCTCGACAAGCCGGCTGTGGTGCTGCACCTTAC is a genomic window of Novipirellula artificiosorum containing:
- a CDS encoding sulfatase, whose product is MKNSVWLMVGAFACATLGLTDGIAAERKPNVLLLMSDDLNTALSGFGHPQCKTPMLDRLVSDGVRFENMHCQYPVCGASRASLMTGLYPYTNGMLGNSGDLRENMPDVVTLSQLFRQNGYRVGRVSKIYHMGIPPEIIAGTAEHDDPQSWDEVVNIKAPEHHAMGKKHNWSPNETGSQSFTSVEAVGGDLEHADGMAAEAAIEFLKRNQETPFFLACGFVRPHVPLVAPATYFERYDRESMVAPVVPEGDLDDVPEIIRHYKSNNSYGITPAAHKGLLEAYYASVSYMDAQVGRVLDAIQELGLKENTIVVFTSDHGYLLGHHDKYQKQHLFEEATRVPFIFSVPWIKNRHGQATQHLTELVDLYPTVAELAGLTPPAGLQGESLVPLLRDPASQDWGKDLAFTISRSGGESIRTHQWRYTQWGYGQSGQELYDLTNDPGEFNNLANNPDHAAQCERLKKQLEGKRREAGYDPNRYTLNKGDGGRFHKLGR
- a CDS encoding sulfatase; translation: MSHLKCIVLISLAFVFASGPAPASAAAPPNVLFIAADDMNCDLSAFGNAQVKTPNLERLSQRGVRFDRAYCQQPLCGPSRASIMTGLRPDTLDMHTLAHELRDKNPDVVTLGQLFRNNGYFSARAGKIFHYGNPSQIGTDANDDPASWDERYNPRGIDSLQEDQITRYGFGRQNAGLGISMAWWDPVSRDEEHTDGMVASKIIELIHQKKDEPFFLAAGFFNPHCPYVAPKKYFDLYPLNEIAIPDLDEAKKDLADVPPMAIQRDAKNWPYYFKDVTVEEARKCKQAYYACNSFVDAQIGRLLDALEEDELMENTIIVFWSDHGYFLGEKGLWFKRKAFERSAKMPMIIAAPGMKRDASTIKPVELLDLYPTLADLCGLKSPGRLEGASLRPLLEDPSRADWTKPAVTQIWHNKNAWGYSIRTERYRYTEWLEGKAGRELYDHSVDPGEVINLANDDREAATVEELSKQLRPFVRLSDEKRASE
- a CDS encoding transposase, producing the protein MPRQKRADEAGAIYHALNRGNARQEIFHKDQDYEAFVRVLHEGLEKYDVNLFSFTLMPNHWHLLLRPNRDGQMGKLLRWVTATHTLRYHGHYDTRGEGHLYQSRFKSFPIQDDAHFYVVCRYIERNPVRAKLVSRSQLWKHGSLYRWNQPSEPVPRILSPWPIARLPNWIARVNEALSEKELRALRVCVDRGRPYGSTEWIEETAEKSGLWFTLRPLGRPRKKVTE
- a CDS encoding nucleoside hydrolase; translated protein: MKPIRLLFTVAFVGLLGAFSSATLQAEKTRVLFDSDANNELDDQHALAYLLFNGDAFEIEGIAVNRTKNGGNVSKHREEAERVVKLCDLHPKVKVYTGANGEFEDIKNNTDQPTYDGKEAVDLIIQRAHATDDRRLVLLPVGKLTTIALALKKDPTIIPRVRIVWLGSNYPEPGEYNQVNDEPSLNSILNTDVDFEIALVRYSKPSGTDAVRATLEEIRTLMPGQGPQVAPPVMGRHGKSFTCFGDYSVDLFENITLHGDPPSRALFDMAAVAIVKNPSWATPRTIPAPILKDGKWVERPENPRKIILWENFDRNAIMQDFYHSMRHYQLTD
- a CDS encoding ADP-ribosylglycohydrolase family protein, which produces MTRVLFCMLLAVTIGPCFVSAEDTEAMYRRLPVSEYRDKMAAGWLGQMIGVGWGAPTEFKFKGQIIPDEHVPKWAPERINQYNQDDIYVEMTFLRSMEQYGFDVSIRQAGIDFANSGYRLWHANVFGRENLRSGIAPPDSGHPKYNSHADDIDYQIEADYSGLIAPGMPNVGIELGEKFGRLMNYGDGLYGGQFVAGMYAEAFFEDDPKKVVEAGLACIPAASQFAEAIRDTIRWHGENPDNWKAVWKLIEAKYQDNPAYRRFSCSDSDFNIDAKINAAYIVMGLLFGERDIERTTVISMRCGQDSDCNPSSAAGVLCTMIGVDRLPSQYTSALDRTPKFSHTEYDFDGLLDVCEKLARQAVVQQGGRIEKDTAGNEIFVVPVKRPKPTALEQCWEPGPASGSRFTEDEMSQIKVAPKN